A window of the Lactuca sativa cultivar Salinas chromosome 5, Lsat_Salinas_v11, whole genome shotgun sequence genome harbors these coding sequences:
- the LOC128126012 gene encoding glutathione S-transferase T3-like, whose product MESPQGGFINLLQSGSPIQQTPLFQQQYQPFPAFQQQQISQPPLSPDFVPETQPSPPPQPKKKKGKKPTRPTTNQERVPWTKEEEEKLAEAWVAASEDPIVGDSQTYESFWEKVRAIFYELMESEARNADQITSKWRDIRLKCTDFGGIYNNLLNIRKSGSNDFDVFKAAMDQYEKTTPTRKAFPYMKSWLKLKDSPKWKEQTEGSSQSSGSKRSRNPDGASQQSDGRTHIDINDDPIDLETDQPLPRPVGRNKAKKAASTSSNSSVMDMFGDKFDRYVQLQETKAEVMTRMEQKMIEAQTSFQEAQETLQTKTDMEILKMKADDLEGEDLELFLAMKESVRVRRRRRG is encoded by the exons ATGGAGTCACCTCAAGGCGGTTTTATCAATCTACTTCAAAGTGGTTCCCCTATCCAACAAACACCACTTTTCCAACAACAATATCAACCTTTTCCGGCtttccaacaacaacaaat cTCACAACCACCACTTTCGCCGGATTTTGTTCCGGAAACGcaaccttcaccaccacctcaaccaaaaaagaaaaaaggaaaaaaaccgACCCGACCCACTACCAATCAAGAAAGGGTCCCAtggacaaaagaagaagaagaaaagttagCGGAGGCATGGGTGGCGGCTTCCGAAGATCCAATTGTAGGAGATAGCCAGACGTACGAAAGTTTTTGGGAAAAAGTCCGAGCCATTTTTTACGAGTTAATGGAAAGTGAAGCTCGAAATGCCGATCAAATTACGTCGAAATGGCGAGATATTCGATTAAAATGCACCGATTTTGGAGGAATCTACAACAATCTCCTAAACATACGCAAAAGCGGCTCgaacgattttgatgttttcaaggcggCCATGGACCAATATGAAAAAACAACGCCTACACGCAAAGCTTTTCCGTATATGAAGTCGTGGCTAAAATTGAAAGACTCCCCAAAATGGAAAGAGCAAACGGAAGGAAGTTCCCAATCTTCCGGTTCAAAGCGTTCGAGAAACCCCGATGGAGCTTCTCAACAATCGGACGGCCGAACACACATCGACATCAACGACGATCCGATAGATCTTGAAACCGACCAACCTCTTCCTCGGCCCGttggaagaaataaagcaaaaaaagCGGCGTCAACATCTTCGAATTCTAGTGTTATGGATATGTTCGGCGATAAATTTGATCGATATGTGCAGCTTCAGGAAACGAAGGCCGAGGTGATGACTCGGATGGAACAAAAAATGATCGAAGCACAAACATCATTTCAAGAGGCACAAGAGACACTCCAAACAAAAACCGATATGGAAATCTTGAAAATGAAAGCGGACGACCTTGAGGGCGAAGACTTGGAACTTTTTCTAGCAATGAAAGAGTCGGTTCGAGTCCGACGTAGGCGTAGGGGGTAG
- the LOC111912482 gene encoding uncharacterized protein LOC111912482: MDTVNVHDMDIDTPKVKVTNRFNWDPHAFKIFLEECITELKNRNRPGTYFKQPTCQNICKRLLERIGKELDKNQMKNKWDIMRKEFKYYDRLTRLETGISIDLMRNTISEDKEFAKCKDKNLDVYHTYYEALFRDIVVVGDKAKVPCEFGNSTTPKDVQYVDITDGKEDTDEVHLFDDVDPFITIDSSSMNMRGKKLTPRLDKKRKFEGKNEGKSMANSSYEEKLDIVFDVLLTRSTQPSRQTTRSPTTEECMANVSTFPGFEEGSIRYLEPLEVFLKKPSRQNFMVPKSNETKMEFLKRLIEKEK, encoded by the exons ATGGACACTGTCAATGTTCATGATATGGATATTGATACACCCAAAGTGAAAGTTACAAATAGGTTTAATTGGGATCCTCATGCATTCAAGATATTTCTTGAGGAATGTATAACCGAGCTAAAAAACAGGAATAGACCGGGTACTTATTTCAAACAGCCCACGTGCCAAAATATATGTAAGAGGCTTTTGGAACGAATAGGTAAAGAATTGGATAAAAATCAAATGAAAAACAAATGGGACATTATGCGGAAAGAGTTCAAATATTACGACCGTTTAACAAGACTAGAAACGGGAATTTCAATTGATCTCATGAGAAATACAATCTCA GAAGATAAAGAGTTTGCTAAGTGTAAGGATAAGAATTTGGATGTATATCATACATATTATGAAGCTTTATTTCGGGATATTGTAGTTGTTGGAGACAAGGCTAAGGTACCTTGTGAATTTGGCAACAGTACCACTCCGAAGGATGTACAGTATGTGGATATTACGGATGGAAAAGAGGATACTGACGAAGTCCACTTATTTGATGATGTTGATCCTTTTAtcacaattgatagttctagtatGAATATGAGGGGAAAGAAATTAACTCCCAGGCTTGacaagaaaagaaagtttgaaggaaaaAATGAAGGAAAAAGTATGGCAAACTCGTCATATGAAGAGAAACTCGACATTGTTTTTGATGTTCTGTTAACAAGGAGCACTCAACCCTCAAGACAAACCACACGGTCACCCACAACAGAAGAATGCATGGCAAATGTCTCTACTTTCCCGGGTTTTGAAGAAGGCTCAATAAGATATTTAGAGCCGTTAGAGGTCTTTTTAAAAAAGCCATCTCGTCAAAATTTTATGGTTCCAAAGAGTAATGAAACAAAGATGGAGTTTCTCAAGAGGCTTATAGAGAAAGAGAAGTAG
- the LOC111912448 gene encoding probable glutathione S-transferase, translating to MAKQEEVILLDFWASMYGMKVRIALAEKGVSYEYREEDLTDKSQLLLEMNPIHKKIPVLIHNGKPICESNIIFEYIDEVWKDKAPLLPSDTYGRARARFLVDFIEKVYHNGRILVYKAKGEEHETARKEFIDTLKLIEGELGDKPYFGGESFGYVDASLIPFYAWLQAYETFGELNVEQDCPKLIGWAKRCFQNKESVSNVLPESLKIVAFVQQVRNIFGVGE from the exons ATGGCGAAACAAGAAGAAGTTATTCTCCTAGATTTCTGGGCAAGCATGTATGGGATGAAGGTCAGGATAGCACTTGCTGAAAAGGGCGTTTCATACGAATACAGAGAAGAAGATTTGACAGACAAGAGTCAGCTTCTGTTGGAGATGAACCCGATTCACAAGAAAATTCCGGTCCTAATTCACAACGGCAAACCGATCTGCGAGTCAAACATCATCTTTGAGTATATTGATGAAGTCTGGAAAGATAAAGCTCCATTGCTTCCTTCTGATACTTACGGCAGAGCTCGGGCGAGGTTTTTGGTCGACTTTATTGAGAAG GTATACCACAATGGGAGGATTTTGGTGTACAAAGCAAAAGGGGAAGAACATGAGACAGCTAGGAAAGAGTTCATAGATACCCTTAAACTGATTGAAGGAGAGCTTGGAGACAAACCTTATTTTGGAGGTGAGAGTTTCGGCTACGTTGATGCGTCTTTGATCCCATTTTATGCATGGCTTCAAGCCTATGAAACGTTTGGGGAATTGAACGTAGAACAAGACTGCCCAAAATTGATTGGTTGGGCTAAAAGGTGCTTTCAGAACAAGGAGAGCGTGTCTAATGTTCTTCCTGAGTCGCTAAAGATAGTTGCCTTCGTTCAACAGGTAAGGAACATTTTTGGAGTCGGTGAGTAG